The proteins below come from a single Papaver somniferum cultivar HN1 chromosome 11, ASM357369v1, whole genome shotgun sequence genomic window:
- the LOC113324524 gene encoding uncharacterized protein LOC113324524, translating to MIFIGALKEEIQHNVLMFHPTTLMKDFTLARLQEQSLLHQQKPSKPTTNFFSNSFSMGKPTYQSSLSPHPPAFPPTNPKPPPAPLLPKSNPTHPPIKRFTSEQIKLRKAQGLCYNCDEVYRQGYVCKTQQLFWIVAEEESADTITEEDIPHEEENDSPIDIYMEISLHDLTGTSIGDTTRVLGLLQKHNIYILIDTGSTNIFIDSALAEKLHCIITPTTQLAVTVEDGAKTFSSGICKALQWTMQDHTFSGDLRLLPLGGCDIVLGADCIRQFGNVHFNFKTLSVSFLHQGVHITLTETPTPTSHPPKFSSLLQDFQDVFVEPTSLPPHRNLDHTIPLKPNSAPVNQRPYKCPYVHNSVIEDLIQDMLHQCIIQPSHSPFASPILLVKKKDNSRRFCVDYRRLNDLTIKDKFPIPITDELLDELHGSAVFANIDLRSGYHQIRLFPPDIPKTAFRSHQGHYEFLVIPFGLTDAPAIFQALINDIFKPFLRKIVLVFFDDILVYSPDMESIYFTSNKYSLF from the exons ATGATTTTCATTGGAGCTCTTAAGGAAGAAATCCAACATAATGTTCTAATGTTTCACCCCACCACCCTCATGAAAGATTTTACTCTAGCAAGGTTGCAGGAACAATccttacttcatcaacaaaaacctTCAAAACCCAccacaaattttttttccaattctttttctatGGGAAAACCAACCTACCAGTCTAGTTTGTCACCCCACCCACCAGCCTTTCCACCAACAAATCCtaaaccaccaccagcaccacttCTTCCTAAGTCAAACCCTACCCACCCTCCCATTAAAAGATTCACTTCTGAGCAAATCAAACTCAGAAAGGCACAAGGATTGTGCTACAATTGTGATGAGGTGTATAGACAAGGTTATGTTTGCAAAACACAACAACTATTTTGGATAGTTGCAGAAGAGGAGAGTGCTGATACCATTACTGAAGAGGACATACCacatgaagaagagaatgattctcCAATTGACATTTACATGGAAATTTCTCTTCATGATTTAACTGGTACTAGTATAGGGGACACTACTAGAGTTCTTGGTCTTCTGCAGAAACATAATATCTATATTCTTATTGATACTGGCAGTACCAACATTTTTATAGATTCAGCTTTAGCTGAGAAACTACACTGCATTATTACTCCTACTACTCAGTTGGCTGTCACTGTGGAAGATGGTGCCAAAACTTTCAGTTCAGGCATCTGCAAGGCATTACAATGGACAATGCAAGATCATACATTCTCTGGTGATCTTAGGCTGCTTCCCTTAGGTGGCTGTGATATAGTGCTGGGTGCTGACTGTATAAGACAGTTTGGTAATGTACACTTTAACTTCAAAACCTTGAGTGTTTCTTTCCTGCATCAGGGTGTACATATTACTCTCACTG AAACACCCACCCCTACATCACATCCtccaaaattttcttctttattgcaAGATTTTCAAGATGTTTTTGTAGAACCTACATCTTTACCACCTCACAGAAATCTTGATCACACTATTCCTCTAAAGCCCAATTCCGCACCAGTCAATCAAAGACCTTACAAGTGCCCTTATGTCCATAATAGTGTCATTGaagatttgattcaagatatgttACATCAATGCATCATACAACCAAGCCATAGTCCATTTGCCTCTCCAATTTTATTGGTCAAGAAGAAGGATAATAGCCGGAGGTTTTGTGTTGACTATAGGAGGTTAAATGATCTCACCATTAAGGATAAATTTCCAATTCCTATAACTGATGAGCTTTTGGATGAGTTACATGGTTCTGCAGTTTTCGCCAACATTGATCTCAGATCAGGGTATCACCAAATCAGATTGTTCCCACCTGACATACCCAAAACAGCATTCAGATCTCATCAAGGTCACTATGAGTTCCTTGTCATTCCTTTTGGCCTCACCGATGCTCCTGCCATATTTCAGGCACTCATAAATGACATCTTCAAACCTTTCTTGAGAAAAATTgttttggttttctttgatgatatccttGTTTATAGTCCAGATATGGAATCAATTTACTTCACCTCCAACAAGTACTCTCTGTTTTGA